From the genome of Muricauda sp. SCSIO 64092, one region includes:
- a CDS encoding PUR family DNA/RNA-binding protein, with protein MGDKDLMDQEEIYSKVLRAGRRTYFFDVRSTKAGDYYLTITESKKFTNDDGSFHYKKHKIYLYKEDFESFREIMEEMMDYIIDEKGLEVISERHQKDFKKEEDEDSPDTKGAAGSFTDVDFDDI; from the coding sequence ATGGGCGATAAAGATTTAATGGATCAGGAAGAAATTTACTCCAAAGTCCTTAGGGCAGGGAGAAGAACGTATTTTTTCGATGTAAGGAGCACCAAAGCAGGTGACTATTATCTGACCATCACGGAAAGCAAGAAATTTACCAACGACGATGGCTCCTTTCATTATAAGAAACACAAAATTTATTTGTACAAGGAAGACTTTGAATCATTCCGTGAAATTATGGAAGAAATGATGGACTACATCATTGATGAAAAAGGTCTTGAGGTCATATCGGAACGGCACCAAAAGGATTTTAAGAAAGAGGAAGATGAGGATTCCCCGGATACGAAAGGAGCAGCCGGTAGTTTTACCGATGTGGACTTTGACGATATCTAA
- a CDS encoding ABC transporter ATP-binding protein yields the protein MKELKHLNKYFKKYWFKLLLGIIITIVARVFSLIMPSYVSKSIDTINALATNILDKAEAKNLLFEYILIIIGAAVLSGLFTFLMRQTIINVSRYIEYDLKNEVFDHYQILNLDFYKRNRIGDLMNRISEDVTQVRMYGGPVIMYGINTITTFVFVISLMFIKAPTIAFYTLIPLPILSVLIYQISRIIHKRSTKVQEYLSTLSTFAQESFSGISVIKAYGLEPQINRDVRKLALEGKETSMDLAKVNAWFFPLMILLIGISNILVIYIGGKQYINGEISLGVIAEFILYVNMLTWPVAVVGWLTSIVQRAEASQKRINEFLKIRPQIKNEVSSPTPIQGKIVFKNVSFTYEDTGIQALDDISFIVNTGETLAILGKTGSGKSTILDLVARLYDVNEGKILLDDNPIETLNLNSLRSSIGAVPQDAFLFSDTIENNIRFGKEEASTSEIIDVAKDAVVHENIVGFAKQYDTVLGERGITLSGGQKQRVSIARALIKDPKIYLFDDCLSAVDTETEEEILKNLKNASAEKTTLIVSHRVSSAKNADKIIVLEDGKIIQEGTHAELNNREGYYQQLYQDQLTEKE from the coding sequence ATGAAAGAATTAAAACATCTTAATAAGTATTTTAAGAAATACTGGTTCAAACTCCTTCTAGGCATAATTATTACCATTGTGGCCCGGGTGTTTTCACTAATTATGCCCTCCTACGTAAGTAAATCGATAGATACGATCAATGCCCTGGCAACCAATATCCTGGATAAGGCGGAAGCAAAGAATTTACTCTTTGAATATATCCTCATTATTATTGGAGCTGCCGTTCTTTCCGGTTTGTTCACTTTTTTAATGCGACAAACCATCATTAATGTTTCCAGATATATTGAATACGATTTAAAGAACGAGGTTTTTGATCATTATCAAATATTGAACTTGGATTTTTACAAACGCAATCGAATCGGCGATTTAATGAACCGCATCAGTGAGGATGTCACTCAGGTGCGCATGTATGGCGGTCCGGTTATCATGTACGGTATCAATACCATTACCACCTTTGTCTTTGTTATTTCGTTGATGTTCATAAAGGCGCCTACCATTGCGTTCTACACCTTGATACCTTTGCCCATCCTTTCGGTATTGATCTATCAAATAAGTAGGATCATCCACAAACGAAGCACCAAAGTACAGGAATACCTTTCCACACTGTCCACCTTTGCACAAGAATCCTTTTCCGGGATATCGGTGATAAAAGCCTATGGCCTGGAGCCCCAAATAAATAGGGATGTTAGGAAGTTGGCCTTGGAAGGCAAGGAAACAAGTATGGATTTGGCCAAGGTAAATGCCTGGTTCTTTCCTTTGATGATCCTTTTAATAGGCATCAGTAATATCCTGGTCATCTACATTGGTGGAAAGCAATACATTAATGGTGAAATAAGCCTTGGGGTCATAGCGGAATTCATCCTTTATGTCAATATGCTTACCTGGCCGGTGGCCGTGGTAGGATGGTTGACCTCCATTGTCCAAAGGGCAGAGGCTTCACAGAAAAGAATCAATGAGTTCCTGAAAATAAGGCCCCAGATTAAAAATGAAGTTTCTTCCCCAACCCCAATTCAAGGGAAAATAGTATTCAAAAATGTTTCCTTTACGTATGAGGATACCGGTATCCAAGCCCTTGATGATATATCATTTATCGTGAACACCGGGGAGACCCTGGCAATTTTGGGCAAGACGGGATCCGGAAAATCCACAATCTTGGATTTAGTGGCCAGGCTTTACGATGTAAATGAAGGTAAAATCCTTCTGGACGATAACCCCATTGAGACCCTAAACCTAAACAGCCTTAGAAGTTCCATTGGAGCAGTTCCACAAGACGCCTTCCTTTTTTCCGATACCATTGAGAACAATATCCGTTTTGGAAAGGAAGAAGCCAGTACATCGGAAATCATTGACGTTGCCAAAGATGCGGTGGTCCATGAAAATATTGTTGGGTTTGCCAAACAATACGATACGGTCCTGGGAGAACGTGGAATCACTTTAAGTGGCGGACAGAAACAACGGGTTTCCATCGCAAGGGCGCTTATAAAAGATCCCAAAATTTACCTTTTTGATGATTGCCTTTCTGCGGTGGATACCGAAACCGAGGAAGAGATTTTGAAAAACCTAAAGAACGCTTCCGCGGAAAAAACTACCTTGATTGTAAGCCATAGGGTGTCATCGGCCAAAAACGCCGATAAAATCATAGTATTGGAAGATGGCAAGATCATACAAGAGGGTACCCATGCGGAATTGAACAATCGAGAGGGGTACTATCAACAACTGTATCAAGACCAATTGACGGAGAAAGAATAA
- the nusB gene encoding transcription antitermination factor NusB: protein MLTRRHIRVKVMQCIYALTQSEDDSLEKQQKFLNVSIANVYTLYLLLLGLLMELHQLAKKHADHASKKYLSEDGDTYPDTKRFVKNKLLLQLTENKALGQEISKRKLNNWYLNEEYVKILHKEIVQSEIYGTYMTASKTNYEADRNFVIDLFKEIIAPNEKIYEYFEDDKLTWVDDIPIVNTFLVKRLKKAKPDSAERFFLPRLLKDQQDMVFAKDLLVKTLLNNSEWEKEIQAKTPNWDKDRIAEIDHILLKMAICEFIHFSSIPEKVTINEYLEIAKEYSTPKSSIFINGILDKLVKEYKRSGRMQKMGRGLL, encoded by the coding sequence ATGCTAACAAGAAGGCATATTAGGGTAAAAGTGATGCAATGTATCTATGCCCTTACACAGTCCGAAGACGATTCATTGGAAAAACAACAGAAGTTCCTCAATGTAAGTATTGCCAATGTCTATACGTTGTATTTATTACTCCTGGGATTATTGATGGAATTGCATCAACTGGCAAAAAAACATGCGGACCATGCGTCAAAAAAATACCTTTCCGAGGATGGGGATACTTATCCCGACACCAAAAGATTTGTAAAGAACAAACTGCTATTGCAGCTAACGGAAAATAAGGCCCTCGGCCAGGAGATTTCCAAAAGGAAATTGAACAATTGGTACCTCAATGAGGAATACGTAAAAATTCTTCACAAAGAAATAGTGCAAAGTGAAATTTATGGTACCTACATGACGGCATCCAAAACCAATTATGAGGCCGATAGGAATTTTGTGATTGATCTGTTCAAGGAAATCATTGCCCCGAACGAAAAGATTTACGAATACTTTGAGGACGATAAGTTGACATGGGTGGATGATATCCCCATTGTAAACACCTTTTTGGTCAAACGCTTAAAAAAGGCAAAGCCGGATAGTGCAGAACGGTTTTTCCTCCCCCGCCTGTTAAAGGACCAACAGGATATGGTTTTTGCGAAGGACTTATTGGTAAAGACGTTGTTGAACAACAGTGAATGGGAGAAGGAAATTCAAGCAAAAACCCCTAATTGGGATAAGGACCGCATTGCCGAAATTGACCATATTCTCTTAAAGATGGCCATTTGCGAGTTCATTCATTTTTCCTCCATTCCCGAAAAGGTTACCATCAATGAATATTTGGAAATTGCAAAGGAGTATTCCACACCCAAAAGCAGCATCTTTATCAATGGTATATTGGACAAATTGGTAAAGGAATACAAACGGTCGGGACGAATGCAAAAAATGGGAAGGGGACTGTTGTAA
- a CDS encoding DUF1573 domain-containing protein — protein MKRIAFAFVAMGLLFLGTSCKDKASSKVVAENVETASERDEVSKKLPVMSFDKAEHDFGTIIQGTPQETVFTFTNTGDAPLIITDARSSCGCTVPQYPKNTPIAPGETGELLVKFNGSGKSQVTKTVTVTANTEKGSELLRIKAFVTPKDQAPAGPVK, from the coding sequence ATGAAAAGAATAGCTTTTGCATTTGTTGCTATGGGGTTATTGTTCTTAGGAACATCCTGTAAGGATAAAGCAAGTAGTAAAGTAGTTGCTGAAAACGTTGAAACTGCGTCTGAACGGGATGAGGTTTCCAAAAAACTCCCCGTAATGTCCTTTGATAAGGCCGAGCACGACTTTGGTACCATTATACAGGGAACTCCTCAAGAAACGGTGTTTACGTTCACCAATACAGGCGATGCCCCCTTGATCATTACAGATGCAAGAAGCAGTTGTGGTTGTACGGTTCCCCAATACCCAAAGAATACACCCATAGCTCCTGGCGAGACCGGTGAACTTCTTGTTAAATTCAATGGTTCCGGTAAAAGCCAAGTCACCAAAACGGTGACGGTAACTGCAAATACTGAAAAAGGATCCGAACTGCTAAGAATTAAAGCATTCGTTACACCTAAGGATCAGGCACCTGCCGGACCGGTAAAATAA
- the yajC gene encoding preprotein translocase subunit YajC → MEQLGQFFPLLLIFVVAYFFMIRPQMKRQKDEKKFLADIKKGDKVITKSGLHGKIVDLNDKDNSCVIETMAGKLKFDRSAISMEGSKKLSPTPTKK, encoded by the coding sequence ATGGAGCAATTAGGACAGTTTTTTCCACTACTGTTGATTTTTGTAGTGGCATATTTCTTTATGATTCGACCACAAATGAAACGTCAAAAAGATGAAAAGAAGTTTCTGGCGGATATTAAGAAAGGGGATAAGGTGATAACTAAAAGTGGTCTTCATGGAAAGATTGTTGATCTTAACGACAAGGACAATTCCTGCGTTATTGAAACGATGGCCGGCAAGTTAAAATTTGACCGTTCGGCAATCTCCATGGAGGGTAGTAAAAAACTAAGCCCGACCCCTACCAAGAAATAA
- a CDS encoding Gfo/Idh/MocA family protein translates to MATRRHFIKSGSLYMGALGIGTLFPMELLGSMRKKISPNDKIQVGLIGCKGMGFSNLSSMLKHSEIEVVALCDVDKSVLENRTSDLEKANIKKPKWYTDYRKLLEDSDVEVVIIGTPDHWHCLQLIDAIDAKKDVYCEKPIANSIHECKAMLKKVNSSDRMVQIGQWQRSQPHFVDAINFVHSGKLGEIRLVKVWAYQGWMQPVPLLDDTAVPTGVDYNMWLGPAPKRPFNPNRFHFNFRWFWDYAGGLMTDWGVHLMDYALFGMKAGTPKSVMAIGGKFAYPNDASETPDTLQTVYEYDGYSILWEHATGIDGGNYGRDHGIAFIGNNGTLVLNRGGWEVIPENERPDWSKDLGPKMEAIPLRQNEGNGLDLHTTNFIEAIKSRDSKLLNAPIEVGYNTALVCHMGNIAYKTGNRIYWDANKKAFADSKSNALMTPVYHNGWKLPDV, encoded by the coding sequence ATGGCTACAAGAAGGCACTTTATCAAATCCGGATCACTTTATATGGGGGCGTTGGGAATAGGGACACTGTTCCCAATGGAACTATTGGGGTCCATGCGCAAAAAGATAAGCCCAAACGATAAGATCCAGGTAGGTCTAATAGGCTGTAAGGGGATGGGATTCTCCAATCTATCCTCTATGTTGAAGCATAGTGAAATAGAAGTAGTGGCCCTCTGTGATGTGGATAAAAGTGTTTTGGAAAATAGAACGTCCGACCTGGAAAAGGCCAACATCAAAAAGCCCAAATGGTATACAGATTATCGAAAACTATTGGAGGATAGTGATGTGGAGGTGGTCATTATTGGAACGCCCGATCATTGGCACTGTTTGCAACTCATTGACGCCATTGATGCCAAAAAGGATGTCTACTGTGAAAAGCCAATTGCGAACTCCATCCATGAGTGCAAGGCCATGCTCAAGAAGGTGAATTCCAGTGATCGTATGGTTCAAATTGGGCAATGGCAACGGAGCCAGCCTCATTTTGTGGATGCCATAAACTTTGTACATTCCGGTAAGCTGGGTGAAATTCGTTTGGTCAAAGTATGGGCCTACCAAGGTTGGATGCAGCCCGTTCCTTTGTTGGACGATACTGCCGTCCCCACAGGTGTGGATTATAATATGTGGTTGGGGCCAGCGCCCAAGAGGCCTTTCAACCCCAATCGATTCCACTTTAATTTTCGATGGTTCTGGGACTATGCCGGGGGGCTAATGACGGATTGGGGCGTACATCTTATGGACTATGCCCTTTTTGGAATGAAGGCGGGTACCCCAAAATCGGTCATGGCCATTGGAGGAAAATTTGCCTATCCCAATGATGCCTCTGAAACTCCGGACACCTTACAAACGGTATATGAATATGATGGCTATTCCATTTTATGGGAACATGCAACCGGTATTGACGGGGGCAATTATGGTCGTGACCACGGAATCGCCTTTATTGGAAATAATGGCACCTTAGTTTTAAATAGGGGGGGATGGGAGGTTATTCCCGAAAATGAGAGACCGGACTGGAGTAAGGACCTTGGACCAAAAATGGAAGCAATCCCACTACGTCAAAATGAAGGCAATGGACTGGATTTACACACCACAAACTTTATTGAAGCCATAAAATCCAGGGATTCCAAGCTATTGAATGCTCCAATTGAAGTAGGTTACAATACGGCCTTGGTTTGCCACATGGGGAATATTGCCTACAAAACCGGGAATAGGATATACTGGGATGCCAATAAAAAGGCGTTTGCGGACTCCAAATCAAATGCATTGATGACACCGGTTTACCACAATGGTTGGAAACTACCTGATGTTTAA
- a CDS encoding YdeI/OmpD-associated family protein yields the protein MEKNKSADAYYAAEHHYQEAIVHLRNLAKTTEAIETCKWGMPVYTINNKNVFGICRFKAFFGIWFYQGVFLKDPKGVLRNAQEGKTKAMRHWNFTSIEEIDDKGVLAYINEAIENQKLGKEITPEKKSAAYAMPSQLKEALEKNSKLHTSFNAFSPYKQKEFAEYINEAKQEKTKWNRLEKILPMIEKGVGLNDAYRKS from the coding sequence ATGGAAAAAAATAAAAGCGCGGATGCGTACTATGCGGCCGAGCATCACTATCAAGAAGCCATAGTCCACCTTAGAAATTTAGCCAAAACAACTGAGGCCATAGAAACTTGCAAATGGGGAATGCCCGTCTACACCATCAACAACAAAAATGTATTTGGCATCTGTAGGTTCAAGGCATTTTTCGGTATTTGGTTCTATCAAGGGGTATTTCTAAAAGATCCCAAAGGCGTATTACGAAATGCGCAAGAAGGAAAAACAAAGGCGATGCGCCACTGGAATTTCACTTCTATTGAAGAAATAGATGATAAAGGCGTTTTGGCCTACATCAATGAAGCTATAGAAAACCAAAAACTGGGAAAAGAGATAACACCTGAAAAAAAGAGCGCAGCATATGCCATGCCTTCCCAATTAAAAGAAGCGCTGGAAAAAAACTCAAAATTACATACTTCGTTCAACGCTTTTTCCCCCTATAAACAAAAGGAGTTTGCCGAATATATCAATGAGGCCAAACAAGAAAAAACCAAATGGAACCGCCTGGAAAAAATTCTTCCCATGATTGAAAAAGGGGTCGGTCTAAATGATGCTTACCGAAAGTCCTGA
- the pepT gene encoding peptidase T, which produces MEKLLPRFLDYVAIDTQSDPRSKTTPSTKKQLVLAKKLVFELHQIGMQEVSIDENGYIMASLPSNLDKTVPTIGFIAHYDTTPDFTGFNVKPKIIEDYDGGDIVLHTTKNIILSPDYFEELLHYKGQTLITTNGTTLLGADDKAGLSEIITAMEYLIKHPEIKHGNIRIAFTPDEEIGRGAHKFDVKKFGADWAYTIDGSQLGELEYENFNAASAKITFTGKSVHPGYAKGKMVNAIILANTFISLLPKRETPETTEDREGFFHVHDIKGSIESAQLELIIRDHDEEQFEARKELLSNIATKLNKQYREEFVTLEITDQYRNMREKIEPVFHIVEIAEEAMMQLGIEPLIKPIRGGTDGSQLSFMGLPCPNIFAGGHNFHGKYEYIPLESMEKAVDVIVKICELTGEKFMSHGKK; this is translated from the coding sequence ATGGAAAAATTACTACCCCGTTTTCTGGATTATGTAGCTATTGACACCCAAAGCGATCCGCGTTCAAAAACCACTCCAAGCACCAAAAAACAGTTGGTTTTGGCCAAAAAGTTAGTGTTTGAATTGCACCAAATTGGTATGCAGGAGGTCTCCATTGATGAAAATGGGTATATCATGGCCAGTTTGCCCAGTAATTTGGATAAAACAGTGCCCACCATTGGCTTTATTGCACATTATGATACTACACCTGATTTTACCGGTTTCAATGTGAAACCCAAAATAATCGAAGATTATGATGGCGGGGACATTGTATTGCATACCACTAAAAACATCATACTATCTCCAGATTATTTTGAAGAGCTATTGCACTATAAGGGGCAGACGTTGATCACAACGAATGGCACCACACTTTTGGGCGCTGACGATAAGGCGGGCCTGTCGGAAATCATTACAGCCATGGAATATCTTATCAAACATCCGGAAATAAAGCACGGCAATATCCGTATTGCCTTTACACCGGATGAGGAAATAGGAAGGGGAGCCCATAAATTTGATGTGAAAAAGTTTGGTGCGGACTGGGCCTATACCATTGATGGCAGTCAATTGGGAGAGTTGGAATATGAAAATTTCAACGCGGCAAGTGCCAAAATCACCTTTACGGGAAAAAGTGTCCACCCTGGCTATGCCAAAGGAAAAATGGTGAACGCAATTATACTCGCCAACACCTTTATAAGCTTGTTGCCCAAACGGGAAACCCCTGAAACCACGGAAGATCGAGAAGGCTTTTTTCATGTTCATGACATTAAGGGATCCATTGAAAGTGCGCAATTGGAACTGATCATAAGGGACCATGATGAGGAACAATTTGAGGCAAGGAAGGAACTACTGTCCAATATTGCGACCAAACTCAATAAGCAATACCGGGAAGAGTTTGTAACACTTGAAATCACCGACCAATACCGAAACATGCGGGAAAAGATAGAACCCGTGTTCCATATTGTGGAAATCGCCGAAGAGGCCATGATGCAATTGGGCATTGAGCCCCTAATAAAGCCCATACGCGGCGGAACGGATGGCTCACAGTTAAGTTTTATGGGATTGCCCTGCCCCAATATTTTTGCAGGGGGGCATAATTTCCATGGCAAATATGAGTACATCCCTTTGGAAAGTATGGAAAAGGCCGTAGACGTAATTGTAAAAATTTGCGAACTTACCGGGGAGAAATTTATGAGCCATGGAAAAAAATAA
- a CDS encoding quinone-dependent dihydroorotate dehydrogenase: MYKLVIRPLLFLLDPETVHHFSFSSIKLLSRLGFSTVFRKLFSMDDPKLEREVFGLKFKNPVGLAAGFDKDAKLFNELSDLGFGFIEIGTLTPKPQPGNPKKRLFRLIEDKAIINRMGFNNEGVFDAVERLRKEQRVLIGGNIGKNKVTPNKDAVKDYLICFDALFEYVDYFVVNVSSPNTPGLRELQDKKPLTDILKKLKRENIKLAKKYESPEKPILLKIAPDLTDAQLLDIISIVKASKIDGVIATNTTIGRKGLKSHLTLVEEKGGLSGKPLAKRSTEVIRFLSEKSKKAFPIIGVGGIHSAEDALEKLEAGADLVQLYTGFIYEGPSLIKRINKAILSQEH, from the coding sequence ATGTACAAGCTGGTAATTCGCCCCCTGTTATTTTTGCTTGATCCCGAAACTGTTCACCACTTCTCCTTCTCATCAATTAAACTACTTTCCAGACTAGGTTTTTCAACCGTATTCCGAAAGCTTTTCAGTATGGACGATCCAAAATTGGAAAGGGAGGTTTTTGGTCTGAAGTTTAAAAATCCAGTGGGGTTGGCGGCAGGATTCGATAAAGATGCCAAGCTTTTCAATGAATTATCGGATTTGGGATTTGGGTTTATAGAAATTGGTACATTGACCCCCAAGCCCCAACCCGGCAATCCAAAAAAACGATTGTTCCGCTTAATTGAGGATAAGGCGATCATTAATAGAATGGGCTTTAATAATGAAGGGGTTTTTGATGCCGTGGAACGATTGCGGAAAGAACAGCGCGTATTGATTGGGGGTAACATTGGGAAAAACAAAGTGACGCCCAATAAGGATGCGGTCAAGGATTATCTTATCTGTTTTGATGCCCTATTTGAGTATGTGGACTATTTTGTGGTCAATGTAAGCTCTCCCAACACACCTGGTTTGCGGGAACTTCAGGACAAGAAACCACTTACCGATATCTTAAAAAAGCTAAAGCGGGAAAACATCAAGCTCGCCAAAAAATATGAATCACCGGAAAAACCAATTCTGTTAAAAATCGCACCGGACCTTACGGATGCCCAGTTATTGGATATTATCAGCATTGTCAAAGCTTCCAAGATAGATGGGGTAATTGCCACCAATACCACCATCGGGCGAAAAGGACTCAAGTCACACTTGACACTGGTTGAGGAAAAGGGAGGACTAAGTGGGAAACCGTTGGCCAAACGAAGTACTGAGGTCATTCGTTTTCTTTCGGAGAAAAGCAAAAAGGCATTTCCCATTATTGGGGTCGGCGGCATTCATTCTGCAGAGGATGCCCTTGAAAAATTGGAGGCCGGAGCGGATTTGGTACAGTTGTATACAGGATTTATATATGAAGGACCCAGTTTGATAAAACGCATCAATAAAGCTATCTTGAGCCAAGAACACTAA
- a CDS encoding DinB family protein: MRPLFLSLAFLTSHLLWAQTDEMPRTDFTKMYLPVWLEAREHCLEVAEAMPEELYGYQPTEVSKTFAEQMVHIGYTIELLTKRYVQGMKVKPNAPDASTLTKEEIIQLLKKGFDYTTQVIRTIEQDQLDETCTMYHSGNVVSRAFALFYVQDHMANHRAKANLYLRMNTIEPPEYTW, from the coding sequence ATGAGACCACTCTTCTTATCACTGGCCTTTTTGACCTCCCATCTGCTTTGGGCACAAACCGATGAAATGCCCAGAACGGATTTTACCAAAATGTACCTTCCCGTATGGTTGGAAGCTAGAGAACACTGCCTGGAAGTAGCTGAGGCCATGCCGGAGGAACTTTATGGGTATCAACCAACGGAAGTCAGCAAAACCTTTGCGGAACAAATGGTGCATATTGGTTATACCATTGAATTATTGACCAAAAGATATGTTCAGGGCATGAAGGTAAAACCCAACGCTCCGGATGCTTCGACCTTAACAAAAGAAGAGATCATCCAACTTTTAAAAAAGGGATTCGACTATACTACGCAAGTCATCAGGACCATTGAGCAGGATCAGTTGGACGAAACCTGTACCATGTATCACAGTGGCAATGTGGTAAGTCGGGCTTTTGCGCTTTTTTACGTGCAGGACCATATGGCCAATCACAGGGCCAAGGCCAATCTCTATTTACGGATGAATACCATTGAACCACCGGAATATACCTGGTAG
- a CDS encoding Dabb family protein, with product MKNNYKAYLLFLGLAFGLTFGIAMFVKNTEKPNSITEIEKTKTLRHVVLFKFKEGTSPEELKAIEAAFSDLPSKIPEIIAFEWGLNNSPEGLDKGFTHCFFVSFKDEQGRETYLPHSDHKAFVDLASPHIEDVLVVDYWTD from the coding sequence ATGAAGAACAATTACAAGGCCTACTTGTTATTCTTGGGTCTGGCATTTGGCCTTACCTTTGGCATTGCCATGTTTGTAAAAAATACTGAAAAGCCCAATTCCATAACCGAAATTGAAAAAACCAAGACCTTGCGCCACGTCGTTCTGTTCAAATTTAAGGAAGGTACTTCTCCCGAAGAGCTAAAGGCAATTGAAGCTGCATTCTCGGATTTACCTTCCAAGATCCCCGAGATTATTGCTTTTGAATGGGGATTGAACAATAGTCCCGAGGGTTTGGACAAAGGTTTTACCCATTGCTTTTTTGTGAGCTTTAAAGACGAACAGGGCCGCGAAACCTATTTGCCCCATTCGGACCATAAAGCTTTTGTGGATTTGGCTTCACCACATATTGAAGATGTCCTTGTGGTGGATTACTGGACGGATTGA
- a CDS encoding LysE family translocator: MDYEILLGFVLATAALAISPGPDNIFVLTLSMANGKKYGLAVVAGLMTGCLIHTTLLAFGVSEVIKRSETLFWVIKLFGAAYLMYLAFMVFREGSGIELSQGNTTELRLTGLFKKGFWMNVLNPKVTIFFLAFFPAFLFSDSLNPVIQFYTLGFLFIMVSTLIFGGMAIMAGSISTYISKTPKVSVFFKWLQIVVFVGIAVYLLVG; encoded by the coding sequence TTGGATTACGAAATACTTCTTGGATTTGTATTGGCCACGGCGGCGTTGGCCATTTCACCCGGTCCTGACAATATTTTTGTGCTGACCCTGAGTATGGCTAATGGCAAAAAATACGGTTTGGCGGTGGTGGCGGGGCTAATGACCGGTTGTTTGATTCATACGACCCTGTTGGCTTTTGGGGTTTCCGAAGTGATAAAGCGAAGTGAAACCCTTTTCTGGGTCATAAAACTGTTTGGGGCTGCCTATCTGATGTACCTGGCATTTATGGTGTTCAGGGAAGGCTCTGGTATTGAACTGTCCCAGGGAAATACCACGGAACTGCGATTGACAGGCTTATTTAAAAAAGGATTTTGGATGAATGTGCTCAATCCCAAGGTGACCATTTTTTTCCTGGCTTTTTTTCCGGCCTTTCTTTTTAGCGATTCCCTAAATCCCGTTATTCAGTTTTATACCCTTGGGTTTTTGTTCATCATGGTTTCCACATTGATTTTTGGGGGTATGGCAATCATGGCCGGTAGTATTTCCACTTATATCTCCAAAACACCCAAGGTGTCGGTTTTTTTCAAATGGTTACAGATTGTGGTTTTTGTAGGGATAGCGGTGTATTTGTTGGTGGGTTAA
- a CDS encoding hydroxymethylglutaryl-CoA lyase, with protein MSNTKVKIIECPRDAMQGIKAFIPTEQKAKYIQALLGCGFDTLDFGSFVSPKAIPQMQDTAEVLARLDLTRTKSKLLGIVANVRGAHNASVHPEIDYLGFPFSISENFQMRNTHKTIDQSVETLKEILGIAHASNKKVVTYISMGFGNPYGDPWNVEIVGEWTEKLAEMGVGILSLSDTIGSSTPEVIDYLFSNLIPKYPDIEFGAHLHTTPTSWHEKVQAAYQAGCRRFDGAVQGFGGCPMAKDELTGNMPTEKMLSYFTAQKADTGVNWMVFEAAYNKATELFSMYH; from the coding sequence ATGTCCAATACAAAGGTCAAAATCATAGAATGTCCCCGGGATGCAATGCAGGGCATTAAAGCTTTTATTCCTACGGAACAGAAAGCCAAATACATTCAGGCCTTGTTGGGATGTGGTTTTGATACCCTGGATTTTGGAAGTTTTGTTTCCCCCAAGGCCATTCCGCAAATGCAGGATACTGCTGAGGTCCTGGCCAGATTGGACCTCACACGAACAAAAAGTAAGCTATTGGGCATTGTGGCCAATGTACGTGGCGCCCATAATGCCAGTGTGCACCCAGAAATTGATTATTTGGGTTTTCCGTTTTCCATTTCGGAGAACTTTCAAATGCGGAATACCCATAAGACCATTGATCAGTCCGTGGAAACCTTAAAGGAAATCCTTGGGATTGCCCATGCGTCCAACAAAAAGGTGGTCACCTATATTTCCATGGGGTTTGGAAATCCCTATGGGGATCCCTGGAATGTGGAAATCGTAGGGGAGTGGACGGAAAAGCTGGCGGAAATGGGGGTTGGAATCCTTTCACTATCCGATACCATTGGCAGTTCCACCCCTGAAGTCATCGATTATCTCTTTTCCAATTTGATACCCAAATACCCTGATATTGAATTTGGGGCCCATTTGCATACCACCCCAACCAGTTGGCACGAGAAAGTCCAAGCGGCCTACCAGGCCGGTTGCAGACGATTTGATGGGGCCGTACAGGGTTTTGGTGGCTGCCCCATGGCCAAAGATGAGCTTACCGGAAATATGCCCACCGAAAAGATGCTTTCCTATTTTACGGCGCAAAAGGCGGATACCGGAGTGAATTGGATGGTCTTTGAAGCTGCGTACAATAAAGCAACAGAGCTGTTTTCCATGTATCATTAA